In a single window of the Mesorhizobium shangrilense genome:
- a CDS encoding DUF1850 domain-containing protein yields the protein MTALCILAAGKAITIAASAFTLSWTHSVQKTAWAEDWQVTPAGLQLVEARIKGSGAGMEPPEGAVLENGWWTYAPGLKPQPALRLAASGATGAGWTLCAAGSCRELGTAPGEAISIRACEGIGQPG from the coding sequence ATGACTGCCCTCTGCATCCTCGCCGCGGGCAAGGCGATCACCATTGCGGCGAGCGCCTTCACGCTTTCCTGGACCCATTCGGTCCAGAAGACGGCGTGGGCCGAGGACTGGCAGGTCACGCCCGCCGGCCTTCAGCTCGTGGAGGCCCGCATCAAGGGTTCGGGTGCAGGCATGGAGCCTCCGGAAGGCGCCGTGCTCGAAAATGGATGGTGGACGTACGCGCCCGGGCTCAAGCCGCAACCGGCTCTCAGGCTGGCGGCATCCGGCGCTACCGGCGCCGGCTGGACGCTGTGCGCCGCCGGCAGTTGCCGCGAACTTGGGACAGCGCCCGGCGAGGCGATCTCAATTCGCGCCTGCGAGGGCATCGGCCAGCCCGGGTAG
- the cueR gene encoding Cu(I)-responsive transcriptional regulator codes for MNVGEAARASGLPAKTIRYYEEIGLIHPARAANGYRDYARDDIHRLSFLRRARSLGFSVEECRQLMALYSDKERASHDVRQIAIAHVSAIEEKVRELQSMRTTLQKLIHACHGDDRPDCPILDDIAGLDAVKPARKAANTA; via the coding sequence ATGAACGTAGGTGAAGCGGCGCGCGCCTCGGGCCTGCCCGCCAAGACCATCCGCTACTACGAGGAGATCGGGCTGATCCACCCGGCCCGAGCCGCCAACGGCTACCGCGACTACGCGCGGGACGACATTCATCGGCTGTCTTTCCTGCGGCGGGCACGCAGCCTCGGTTTCTCGGTCGAGGAATGCCGCCAGCTGATGGCTCTCTACAGCGACAAGGAGCGCGCCAGCCACGACGTGCGCCAGATCGCCATCGCCCACGTGTCGGCGATCGAGGAGAAGGTGCGCGAGCTGCAGTCGATGCGCACGACGCTGCAGAAGCTGATCCACGCCTGCCATGGCGACGACCGACCGGACTGCCCGATCCTGGACGACATCGCCGGGCTGGATGCGGTTAAGCCCGCGCGCAAGGCAGCCAACACCGCGTGA
- a CDS encoding Gfo/Idh/MocA family protein: protein MSKDTIGVGLIGSGFMGKAHALAWNSVGPVFGDAPRVRLLHLGDAGEELAARKAREFGFERASGDWRKVIADPEVDVVSITTPNKFHLEMANAALTAGKHVWCEKPMAPTLADAEMMLAAARASGKVAVLGYNYIQNPLIRHIRRLLDEGAIGPVNHVRIEMDEDFMADPEAPFQQRHEAANGWGAIDDFAVHPLSLIAILFGKVARVMCDMSKPYPTRKTADGDRDVEVYDIATILLRLENGASGYIAASRTAWGRKGRIAIQIFGAKGTIAFDQERMNEFQLYVTSDRPTEHGFRSIISAPHHPPYDRFCPAPGHSLGFNDLKTIECRQLIGRIVGEDSVGITFEDGIFIERTVAAAGRSFQEGRWMEVE from the coding sequence ATGTCGAAGGATACGATTGGCGTCGGCTTGATCGGCAGCGGCTTCATGGGCAAGGCCCACGCGCTCGCCTGGAACTCGGTGGGACCGGTGTTCGGCGATGCGCCGCGCGTCAGGCTGCTTCATCTTGGCGACGCAGGCGAGGAGCTGGCCGCGAGAAAGGCCCGCGAGTTCGGCTTCGAGCGGGCGTCCGGCGACTGGCGCAAGGTGATCGCCGACCCCGAGGTCGACGTGGTTTCGATCACCACCCCGAACAAGTTCCATCTCGAAATGGCGAACGCGGCGCTCACCGCCGGAAAGCATGTCTGGTGCGAGAAGCCGATGGCTCCCACCCTCGCCGACGCGGAGATGATGCTGGCGGCGGCCCGCGCGTCGGGCAAGGTCGCGGTGCTGGGCTACAACTACATCCAGAACCCGCTCATCCGTCACATCCGCAGGCTGCTCGACGAGGGGGCGATCGGTCCGGTCAACCACGTCCGCATCGAGATGGACGAGGATTTCATGGCCGACCCGGAAGCCCCGTTCCAGCAACGCCACGAGGCCGCCAACGGCTGGGGCGCCATCGACGATTTCGCCGTCCACCCGCTGTCGCTGATCGCCATCCTGTTCGGCAAGGTCGCAAGGGTCATGTGCGACATGTCAAAACCCTATCCGACGCGCAAGACCGCCGACGGCGATCGCGACGTCGAGGTCTACGACATCGCCACCATCCTGCTTCGCCTGGAAAACGGCGCGTCAGGCTACATCGCCGCCAGCCGCACCGCCTGGGGGCGCAAGGGCCGCATCGCCATCCAGATCTTCGGCGCCAAGGGCACGATCGCCTTCGACCAGGAGCGGATGAACGAGTTCCAGCTCTACGTGACCTCGGACCGACCGACCGAGCACGGCTTTCGCTCCATCATATCGGCGCCGCACCACCCGCCCTATGATCGCTTCTGCCCGGCCCCCGGCCACAGCCTCGGCTTCAACGACCTCAAGACCATCGAATGCCGGCAGCTCATCGGCCGCATCGTGGGCGAGGACAGCGTCGGCATCACCTTCGAGGACGGCATTTTCATCGAGCGCACCGTCGCGGCGGCGGGACGATCGTTTCAGGAAGGGCGATGGATGGAGGTGGAGTAG
- the hrpB gene encoding ATP-dependent helicase HrpB: protein MPDLTLPDLPVTAALPELTRALGERSSAVLVAPPGAGKTTLMPLALLDQPWRKDGRIVLLEPRRLAARAAARRMAQLLGEEVGGAVGYAMRMENRVSARTRILVVTEGILARMILDDPELPGVAAVLFDEFHERSLDGDFGLALALDVQGALRPDLRLLVMSATLDGARVAGLLGDAPVVESQGRSFPIDIRYRERPVGAPIEDEMAKAVREALAGEPGSVLAFLPGQREIERTAERLVGRVAADVDIVPLYGQLDGKAQDAAIRPAPAGRRKVVLATSIAETSITLDGVRVVIDSGLSRLPRFEPATGLTRLETVRASKASADQRAGRAGRTQPGVAIRLWRAEQTAALPAFTPPEILEADLSGLLLDCAAFGVADPTTLAFLDPPPASALAEARTLLRNLDALDESGRLTEAGQAMRKLALPARLAHMVAEAARSGQALEAAQLAVLVTERGLGGGGVDLDRRLSRFRGERSPRANAARQLAERLARTLPSPHEGKAAEGVSSEGGPGRPRLAAATPPGRTLSGHPPVKGEAAGSLLLHAWPDRVAKARGERGRFLLANGSGAMLDAADPLAGEAFLVVTDLQGKAQHARVASAAAVDEAAIRTQLADHIERRTETLFDAGKRAVRVRETERLGAIALSERTLPAPSGEAADRAILDAIRAHGLDLLTWSKDATALRNRLKWLHEGLGAPWPDVSDEALIASLDDWLLPFLSGEVSFARIGAHVLHDGLLSLVPHDLQRKLGALAPTHFDAPSGSRVPIGYEGERPVLSIRVQELFGMDRHPAIANGTVPLTVELLSPAHRPIQTTQDLPGFWGGSWADVRSDMRGRYPKHVWPDDPLNTAPTSRAKPRAK, encoded by the coding sequence ATGCCGGATCTCACGCTTCCTGATCTTCCTGTCACGGCTGCGCTGCCCGAACTGACCCGCGCGCTGGGGGAACGGTCGAGCGCGGTGCTGGTCGCCCCGCCGGGCGCCGGCAAGACGACGCTCATGCCGCTCGCCCTGCTCGACCAGCCGTGGCGCAAGGACGGCCGCATCGTGCTGCTCGAGCCGCGCCGGCTGGCTGCCCGAGCAGCCGCCCGCCGGATGGCTCAGCTGCTTGGCGAGGAGGTTGGCGGCGCCGTCGGCTACGCCATGCGCATGGAGAACCGCGTGTCGGCGCGGACAAGAATCCTCGTCGTGACCGAGGGCATCCTGGCCCGCATGATCCTCGACGATCCGGAGCTGCCGGGGGTGGCGGCCGTGCTCTTCGACGAATTCCACGAGCGGTCGCTCGACGGCGACTTCGGCCTGGCGCTGGCGCTCGACGTGCAGGGCGCGCTGCGTCCTGACCTCAGGCTGCTCGTGATGTCGGCGACGCTCGACGGCGCGCGCGTCGCTGGTCTGCTTGGCGACGCGCCGGTCGTCGAGAGCCAGGGGCGCAGCTTTCCCATCGACATACGCTACCGGGAGAGGCCCGTCGGCGCGCCGATCGAGGACGAGATGGCGAAGGCGGTCCGCGAAGCGCTCGCCGGGGAACCCGGCAGCGTGCTCGCCTTCCTGCCCGGCCAGCGCGAGATCGAGCGCACCGCCGAGCGGCTCGTCGGCCGTGTCGCCGCCGACGTCGACATCGTGCCCCTCTACGGACAGCTCGACGGCAAGGCGCAGGACGCGGCGATCCGCCCTGCGCCTGCGGGACGCCGCAAGGTGGTTCTGGCCACCTCCATCGCCGAAACCTCGATCACCCTCGACGGCGTGCGCGTGGTCATCGACAGCGGCCTGTCGCGCCTGCCGAGGTTCGAGCCGGCGACCGGGTTGACGCGGCTGGAGACGGTGCGCGCCAGCAAAGCCTCGGCCGACCAGCGCGCCGGACGCGCCGGGCGCACCCAGCCGGGCGTCGCCATCCGCCTGTGGCGCGCGGAGCAGACCGCGGCGCTGCCTGCCTTCACGCCGCCCGAAATCCTCGAGGCGGATCTCTCGGGCCTGCTGCTCGACTGCGCGGCATTCGGCGTGGCCGACCCCACCACGCTGGCCTTCCTCGATCCCCCGCCCGCGTCGGCGCTGGCCGAGGCGCGCACGCTACTGCGCAACCTGGACGCGCTGGACGAGAGCGGACGCCTGACCGAGGCCGGGCAGGCCATGCGCAAGCTGGCGCTGCCGGCCAGGCTCGCGCATATGGTCGCCGAAGCGGCGCGGTCCGGACAGGCTTTGGAAGCTGCGCAGCTCGCGGTGCTGGTGACGGAGCGTGGGCTTGGCGGCGGCGGCGTGGACCTCGATCGGCGACTGAGCCGGTTCCGCGGAGAGCGTTCCCCGCGCGCCAACGCCGCCAGGCAGCTGGCGGAGCGACTGGCGCGCACTCTACCCTCCCCCCACGAAGGGAAGGCGGCGGAGGGGGTATCCTCGGAAGGCGGCCCCGGAAGGCCGCGCCTCGCTGCAGCGACCCCACCCGGCCGGACCTTGTCCGGCCACCCTCCCGTCAAGGGGGAGGCAGCCGGTTCGCTTCTCCTCCACGCCTGGCCGGACCGTGTCGCCAAGGCCCGCGGCGAGCGCGGGCGCTTCCTGCTGGCCAACGGCAGCGGCGCGATGCTCGACGCGGCCGATCCGCTCGCCGGCGAGGCGTTCCTCGTGGTGACGGACCTACAAGGCAAGGCGCAGCATGCGCGGGTCGCCTCCGCCGCAGCCGTGGACGAAGCCGCCATCCGCACACAACTGGCCGACCACATAGAACGCCGCACCGAGACACTGTTCGATGCCGGCAAGCGCGCGGTGCGTGTGCGCGAGACCGAGCGGCTTGGCGCCATCGCATTGTCCGAGCGCACGCTGCCCGCGCCTTCGGGAGAGGCAGCCGACCGCGCAATCCTCGACGCCATCAGGGCGCATGGGCTCGACCTGCTGACCTGGTCGAAGGACGCAACCGCCCTGCGCAACCGCCTCAAATGGCTGCACGAGGGCCTTGGCGCGCCGTGGCCAGATGTGTCCGACGAGGCGCTCATCGCTTCGCTGGACGACTGGTTGCTGCCCTTTCTGTCGGGCGAGGTCTCCTTCGCGCGCATAGGCGCTCATGTCTTGCATGACGGCCTGCTGTCGCTCGTGCCGCACGACCTCCAGCGCAAGCTCGGCGCGCTCGCGCCAACGCATTTCGATGCGCCGTCTGGAAGTCGCGTGCCGATTGGCTACGAGGGGGAACGGCCGGTCCTTTCCATCCGCGTGCAGGAACTCTTCGGCATGGACAGGCATCCGGCAATCGCCAACGGAACCGTGCCGCTCACCGTCGAACTTCTGTCGCCCGCCCATCGGCCGATCCAGACCACCCAGGACCTTCCCGGTTTCTGGGGCGGCTCTTGGGCGGATGTCCGCTCCGACATGCGCGGCCGCTATCCCAAGCACGTCTGGCCGGACGACCCGCTCAATACGGCGCCGACCAGCCGCGCCAAGCCGCGTGCGAAATAG
- a CDS encoding MurR/RpiR family transcriptional regulator, whose protein sequence is MSETAQCAPKDFQALRATIAQRVDALPKRLAQVAAYALENPDEIAFGTVASVAAAAQVQPSALVRFAHAFGYTGFSDLQEVFRSRLRERVLSYDERLARMRDHGIATSRAGLLLDGFLEAAERSVADFRSKADPQKLDAAVEILAGAETIYLVGLRRSFPIASYLSYAMAKSGIRNILVNGVAGLGAEQLGFISNKDVVLAISFTPYASETVALTAGAESRGAKVVSITDSLFSPIAPAADVIVEIVEANFEGFRSTAATMALAMSLTVAVAARRAPQDAS, encoded by the coding sequence ATGTCCGAGACCGCGCAATGCGCGCCGAAGGATTTTCAGGCGCTGCGGGCGACGATCGCGCAGCGCGTCGACGCGCTGCCCAAGCGGCTGGCCCAGGTCGCCGCCTATGCGCTGGAGAACCCGGACGAAATCGCCTTCGGGACCGTGGCGAGCGTCGCCGCGGCCGCGCAGGTGCAGCCATCGGCGCTGGTGCGGTTCGCACATGCGTTCGGCTATACGGGTTTTTCGGACCTGCAGGAGGTCTTCCGGTCGCGGTTGCGCGAGCGGGTGCTGAGTTATGACGAGCGGCTTGCGCGCATGCGCGACCACGGCATCGCCACCAGCCGCGCCGGACTGCTGCTTGATGGATTTCTGGAGGCTGCGGAGCGCTCGGTCGCCGATTTCCGCAGCAAGGCCGACCCGCAGAAGCTGGACGCGGCCGTCGAGATCCTTGCCGGCGCGGAGACGATCTATCTGGTCGGCCTGCGCCGGTCGTTCCCGATCGCCTCCTATCTCAGCTACGCGATGGCCAAGTCCGGCATACGCAACATCCTCGTCAACGGCGTGGCGGGCCTGGGAGCCGAGCAACTCGGTTTCATCTCGAACAAGGACGTCGTTCTCGCCATCAGTTTTACGCCCTACGCCAGCGAGACCGTGGCGCTGACCGCAGGTGCGGAAAGCCGGGGGGCGAAGGTGGTCTCAATAACGGACTCTCTGTTCTCGCCCATCGCGCCAGCCGCCGACGTCATCGTGGAGATCGTCGAAGCAAATTTCGAAGGGTTTCGCTCGACCGCCGCGACGATGGCGCTCGCGATGAGCCTGACGGTTGCGGTCGCGGCGCGGCGGGCGCCGCAAGACGCGTCCTGA
- a CDS encoding NifU family protein, with amino-acid sequence MFIQTEATPNPATLKFLPGKEVLREGTVDFRDAQSAREASPLAGRLFDIPGVTGVFFGYDFITITKDGPEWQHLKPAILGSIMEHFMSGQPVMASTAPQAASDASEEFYDKADEEIVLTIKELLDTRVRPAVAQDGGDITFRGFENGTVYLNMKGACAGCPSSTATLKHGIQNLLRHFVPEVQHVEQVSL; translated from the coding sequence ATGTTCATCCAGACCGAGGCGACGCCGAACCCGGCGACCTTGAAGTTCCTGCCGGGCAAGGAAGTGCTTCGCGAAGGCACCGTCGACTTCCGCGACGCGCAGTCGGCGCGGGAGGCCTCGCCGCTGGCGGGCCGGCTCTTCGACATCCCGGGCGTTACCGGGGTTTTCTTCGGCTACGATTTCATCACGATCACCAAGGACGGACCGGAGTGGCAGCATCTGAAGCCGGCGATCCTGGGCTCGATCATGGAACACTTCATGTCCGGCCAGCCGGTGATGGCGTCGACGGCGCCCCAGGCCGCAAGCGACGCCAGCGAAGAATTTTATGACAAGGCCGACGAGGAGATCGTGCTGACGATTAAGGAGCTCCTCGACACGCGCGTTCGTCCGGCGGTCGCGCAGGATGGCGGCGACATCACCTTCCGCGGCTTCGAGAACGGCACCGTCTACCTGAACATGAAGGGCGCCTGCGCCGGTTGCCCGTCTTCGACGGCCACCCTGAAGCACGGCATCCAGAATCTTCTGCGCCATTTCGTCCCCGAAGTGCAGCATGTCGAGCAGGTGTCGTTGTAG
- a CDS encoding MmcB family DNA repair protein yields MPIVSPILQNPLADGRQSERAMVVRRGVQRLLSQMGAHVLPEISLASGRRADLVALTRGGDIWIIEIKSSIEDFRVDRKWPEYRLFSDRFFFATHPEVPAEIFPAECGFILSDGYGAEIMRDAPEHRLAAATRKALMLRIARAGAARLLAAELAGVSVQALEGESE; encoded by the coding sequence ATGCCGATCGTTTCCCCGATTCTCCAAAACCCGCTGGCCGATGGCCGGCAGTCCGAGCGCGCCATGGTGGTCAGGCGGGGCGTGCAGCGGCTGCTGTCGCAGATGGGCGCGCATGTGCTGCCGGAGATCTCGCTGGCCAGCGGTCGCCGCGCCGACCTCGTCGCGCTGACGCGCGGCGGCGACATCTGGATCATCGAGATAAAATCCTCGATCGAGGATTTTCGCGTCGACCGCAAATGGCCGGAGTACCGGCTCTTCTCGGACCGCTTCTTCTTCGCGACCCACCCCGAGGTGCCTGCCGAGATTTTCCCGGCGGAGTGCGGCTTCATCCTCTCGGACGGCTACGGCGCCGAGATCATGCGCGATGCGCCCGAACACCGGCTGGCCGCGGCGACGCGCAAGGCGCTGATGCTGCGCATAGCGCGGGCGGGTGCGGCGCGGCTGCTGGCGGCGGAACTCGCCGGCGTTTCCGTGCAGGCGCTGGAAGGGGAGAGTGAGTAG
- a CDS encoding ActR/PrrA/RegA family redox response regulator transcription factor: MTEGDALLTGADQTLLIVDDDKPFLTRLARAMELRGYEVETAESVEEAVSKARSRPPAFAVVDMRLGDGNGLDVVAAIREKRTDSRTIILTGYGNIATAVTAVKLGAIDYLSKPADADEIHAALTRTAGERAAPPENPMSADRVRWEHIQRVYEMCERNVSETARRLNMHRRTLQRILAKRAPR, encoded by the coding sequence ATGACAGAAGGTGACGCTCTGCTGACCGGCGCGGATCAGACACTGCTGATCGTCGATGACGACAAGCCATTTCTGACGCGGCTGGCGCGCGCCATGGAGCTGCGAGGCTATGAGGTCGAAACGGCCGAAAGCGTGGAAGAAGCCGTGAGCAAAGCGCGCAGCCGGCCGCCAGCCTTCGCGGTGGTCGACATGCGGCTCGGCGACGGCAATGGTCTCGACGTTGTCGCTGCCATCCGCGAGAAGCGCACCGATTCCCGCACCATCATCCTGACCGGCTACGGCAACATCGCAACGGCGGTGACCGCCGTGAAGCTCGGCGCCATCGACTACCTGTCGAAACCGGCGGACGCCGACGAGATCCACGCGGCGCTGACCCGCACCGCCGGCGAACGCGCCGCGCCGCCGGAAAATCCGATGTCGGCCGACCGCGTCCGCTGGGAGCACATCCAGCGCGTCTACGAAATGTGCGAGCGCAACGTGTCGGAAACCGCCCGACGGCTCAACATGCATCGCCGGACGCTGCAGCGGATACTGGCGAAGCGGGCGCCGCGATAG
- a CDS encoding universal stress protein: MVSKRLSSEAGHRRKFLAIIDDTPECERAVAYGSRRAKSTGGVLVLLFVIEPDDFQHWLGVEKIMREEATAAAKAALDHHASKAREQHGIEPELVIREGKPSEQIHKLIEDDQDIAILLLAAGMGKEGPGPLVSMIAGKGTGFPIPVTVVPQNLTDEDIANLA, from the coding sequence ATGGTTTCAAAACGTCTCAGCAGTGAAGCCGGTCACCGCCGCAAATTCCTTGCCATCATCGACGATACGCCGGAATGCGAACGCGCCGTCGCCTATGGCTCCCGGCGCGCAAAGTCCACGGGCGGCGTTCTCGTTTTGCTCTTCGTCATCGAGCCCGACGATTTCCAGCACTGGCTGGGTGTGGAAAAGATCATGCGCGAGGAGGCTACCGCTGCCGCCAAGGCGGCGCTGGACCATCATGCCAGCAAGGCGCGCGAACAGCACGGCATCGAGCCGGAACTGGTCATCCGGGAGGGCAAGCCGTCGGAGCAGATCCACAAGCTGATCGAGGACGACCAGGACATTGCCATCCTGCTGCTCGCCGCCGGCATGGGCAAGGAAGGCCCGGGCCCGCTGGTGAGCATGATCGCGGGCAAGGGAACGGGATTTCCCATTCCGGTGACGGTCGTGCCGCAGAACCTGACCGACGAGGACATAGCGAACCTTGCCTGA
- a CDS encoding ActS/PrrB/RegB family redox-sensitive histidine kinase, which translates to MLQDLRNFDPQQSNRLRLNTLIRLRWLAIIGQSVAVIFVAYWLKFPLPVSFCFALIACSAWMNLFLALRYPAAHRLNPFAALGILTFDALQLAGLLYMTGGLTNPFSLLISVPVVVSATSLPLRLTVLLGALVIAMATLLVFYHLPLPWYDGTQLVMPFLYVAGMWMAVVSSIAFTAIYAWRIAAEARQLGNALAATELVLQREQHLSALDGLAAAAAHELGTPLATIALVAKEMQRALGDDPKFQDDVALLRSQSERCREILKRLTSLSSESEEHLARLPLTSLVEEVSAPHREFGIAIELEAGETIGPEPIARRNPGVLYGVGNLVENAVDFAKNTVRVSWSWNDHRVLLQVRDDGPGFPADIIDRIGEPYMSTRQGAEPGGGLGLGLFIAKTLLERSGATLRFQNAPERGQGALVEVSWSRDVFVKPSMEAEKKLA; encoded by the coding sequence ATGCTGCAGGACCTCCGAAATTTCGATCCGCAACAGTCCAACCGGTTGCGACTCAACACGCTTATCCGCCTGCGCTGGCTGGCGATCATCGGGCAAAGCGTGGCCGTCATCTTCGTCGCCTACTGGCTCAAGTTCCCGCTCCCGGTTTCGTTCTGCTTCGCCCTGATCGCCTGCTCGGCGTGGATGAACCTCTTCCTGGCGCTGCGCTATCCGGCGGCGCACCGCCTCAACCCGTTTGCGGCGCTCGGCATCCTCACCTTCGACGCATTGCAGCTGGCCGGCCTGCTCTACATGACCGGCGGCCTGACCAACCCGTTTTCGTTGCTGATCTCCGTGCCGGTCGTCGTCTCCGCGACGTCGCTGCCCTTGCGGCTCACCGTGCTGCTCGGCGCGCTGGTGATCGCGATGGCGACGCTGCTCGTCTTCTACCACCTGCCCTTGCCCTGGTATGACGGCACGCAGCTGGTGATGCCGTTTCTCTATGTCGCCGGCATGTGGATGGCGGTCGTCTCCAGCATCGCCTTCACGGCCATATACGCCTGGAGGATCGCTGCGGAGGCGCGACAGCTGGGCAACGCGCTGGCCGCCACGGAACTCGTGCTGCAACGCGAGCAGCATCTGTCGGCGCTTGACGGCCTCGCCGCGGCCGCAGCCCATGAGCTCGGCACGCCGCTCGCCACCATCGCGCTGGTCGCCAAGGAAATGCAGCGTGCGTTGGGCGACGATCCGAAGTTCCAGGACGACGTCGCGCTGCTTCGCAGCCAGAGCGAGCGCTGCCGGGAGATCCTGAAGCGCCTGACCAGCCTGTCGAGCGAGAGCGAGGAGCATCTTGCGCGCCTGCCGCTCACCTCGCTTGTGGAGGAGGTAAGCGCCCCGCACCGGGAATTCGGCATCGCGATCGAGCTGGAAGCGGGCGAGACCATCGGTCCGGAGCCCATCGCACGCCGAAACCCGGGCGTTCTCTACGGTGTGGGCAACCTGGTCGAGAACGCCGTCGACTTCGCGAAGAACACAGTGCGGGTGAGCTGGTCGTGGAACGATCATCGCGTCCTCTTGCAGGTGCGCGACGACGGGCCGGGTTTCCCGGCCGACATCATCGACCGCATCGGCGAACCCTACATGTCGACGCGACAGGGGGCGGAGCCGGGTGGCGGCCTCGGGCTCGGGCTCTTCATCGCCAAGACCCTGCTTGAGCGGTCCGGCGCGACGCTGCGCTTCCAGAACGCGCCGGAACGCGGCCAGGGCGCGCTGGTCGAGGTGTCGTGGAGCCGCGACGTCTTCGTCAAACCCTCGATGGAAGCCGAAAAGAAGCTGGCTTGA
- a CDS encoding thiol-disulfide oxidoreductase DCC family protein, giving the protein MNTSNTETKPQLADILPAALGDRHLVVFDGVCVLCSGFARTIMRLDRHDRFRFTTAQSPLGEALFRRFGLPVDDYETNLVLVDGVAHLRMEGFIAANGRAGLAMARRTAASPAAGRPARPYIRPDRPQPASPLWPAGELRDPVEGTAQAPDLMRA; this is encoded by the coding sequence ATGAACACCTCGAACACAGAAACCAAGCCGCAGCTGGCGGACATCCTGCCGGCCGCGCTGGGCGACCGGCATCTCGTCGTTTTCGACGGGGTCTGCGTGCTCTGCTCCGGTTTCGCTCGCACCATCATGCGGTTGGACCGCCACGACCGCTTTCGCTTCACGACCGCGCAGTCGCCCCTCGGCGAGGCGCTGTTCCGCCGCTTCGGGCTGCCCGTGGACGACTACGAGACCAACCTCGTGCTCGTCGACGGTGTTGCCCACCTGCGCATGGAGGGGTTCATCGCGGCGAATGGACGCGCTGGACTGGCCATGGCGCGCCGCACGGCTGCTTCGCCTGCTGCCGGCAGGCCTGCGCGACCGTATATACGGCCTGATCGCCCGCAACCGGCATCGCCTCTTTGGCCGGCAGGAGAGTTGCGAGATCCCGTCGAAGGAACTGCGCAAGCGCCTGATCTCATGAGGGCGTAG
- a CDS encoding L,D-transpeptidase, producing MRPRKVLAALSISASVLLAGCTMDGTLRTFSGSYGSKMDAGYHLPSIPIYKVDKKYHRQVVRYETGEKPGTIIVDTGAKFLYFVMPDGQAMRYGIGVGREGFEWKGTSRIAMKREWPVWTPPAEMIKRQPELAKWRGGMPPGLGNALGARALYLYNKGGDTGYRLHGTPEWNSIGKAMSSGCIRLINQDIIDLYDRAETGAKVIVI from the coding sequence ATGCGTCCAAGGAAAGTTCTTGCTGCTTTGAGCATCTCGGCGAGCGTTCTTCTCGCCGGCTGCACCATGGACGGAACGCTGCGCACGTTCTCCGGCAGCTACGGCTCCAAAATGGACGCCGGATACCACCTCCCCTCGATCCCGATCTACAAGGTCGACAAGAAGTATCATCGCCAGGTCGTCCGCTACGAAACCGGCGAGAAGCCCGGAACGATCATCGTCGATACCGGCGCAAAATTCCTCTACTTCGTCATGCCCGACGGCCAGGCCATGCGCTACGGCATCGGCGTCGGCCGCGAAGGGTTCGAATGGAAGGGAACGTCGCGCATCGCGATGAAGCGCGAATGGCCGGTCTGGACGCCGCCCGCGGAAATGATCAAGCGCCAGCCCGAACTCGCGAAATGGCGCGGCGGCATGCCTCCGGGCCTGGGCAACGCGCTCGGCGCGCGAGCGCTCTACCTCTACAACAAGGGCGGCGACACCGGATATCGCCTGCATGGAACGCCGGAATGGAACTCGATCGGTAAAGCGATGTCGTCGGGCTGCATTCGGCTTATCAACCAGGACATCATCGATCTCTACGACCGAGCCGAAACCGGCGCCAAGGTCATTGTCATCTAA